The Panicum hallii strain FIL2 chromosome 9, PHallii_v3.1, whole genome shotgun sequence genome has a window encoding:
- the LOC112876451 gene encoding transmembrane protein 87B: MRPPRRAALSLALGLSLVALLAARGADASVHEYAGGGFAPRANSFFFHGGSEGLYASDPSSNSSASFIRFDTVVFRRTLESASRHEEMQQKTGLVEAIIVEIQDRDKIGGSYLHSDAICCTPELDKEKFCRVGEVIIRPNPDNPEWPQRIQTFFEGKNEETTMLPQLVSINKTGMYYLYFMFCDPQLKGLKITGRTVWRNPQGYLPGKMAPMMTFYGFMSLAYLALGLLWFIQFVRCWKDILQLHYHITAVIALGMCEMAFWYFEYANFNSTGTRPMGITIWAVTFTAVKKTVSRLLLLVVSMGYGIVLPTLGGITSRVAALGFIYFVASEALELVENLGNINDFSGKTRLFLVLPVAILDATFIIWIFSSLSRTLEKLQLRRSMAKLELYRKFTNSLAVSVLISIAWIGYELYFNATDPLSELWQRAWIIPSFWNVLSYALLAIICILWSPSRNPTGFAYSEDAGEGADEEGLSLVGSAMKGTGDMVNMHIFPEDKRA, encoded by the exons atgcggccgccgcggcgagcCGCGCTCTCGCTCGCGCTCGGGCTCTCCCTCGTGGCCCTCctcgcggcgcggggcgccgaCGCTTCCGTCCACGAGtacgccggcggcggcttcgcgCCGCGGGCCAACTCCTTCTTCTTCCACGGCGGCAGCGAGGGGCTCTACGCGTCCGACCCGTCCTCCAACTCCTCCGCATCCTTCATCAG GTTTGACACTGTAGTATTCCGTCGGACTCTGGAGTCAGCATCTAGGCATGAGGAGATGCAGCAAAAGACAGGTTTGGTGGAGGCTATAATTGTTGAGATACAGGACAGGGACAAAATTGGAGGTTCATACCTTCATTCTGATGCAATATGCTGCACCCCTGAGCTTGATAAGGAGAAATTTTGTAGGGTAGGTGAAGTCATCATACGTCCAAATCCTGATAATCCTGAATGGCCTCAAAGAATCCAGACATTCTTTGAGGGTAAAAATGAAGAAACCACTATGCTACCTCAATTAGTATCAATAAACAAAACAGGGATGTATTACCTCTATTTTATGTTCTGCGACCCTCAACTTAAGGGATTGAAGATTACAGGCAGGACGGTCTGGAGAAATCCACAGGGTTATCTCCCTGGTAAAATGGCTCCAATGATGACATTTTATGGTTTCATGTCACTTGCATATCTTGCACTTGGACTTCTATGGTTCATTCAGTTTGTGCGATGCTGGAAGGACATTTTGCAACTGCACTACCATATAACAGCTGTCATTGCGCTTGGCATGTGTGAAATGGCTTTCTGGTATTTTGAGTATGCTAACTTTAATTCAACTGGAACCAGACCTATGGGCATTACCATATGGGCAGTTACATTTACTGCTGTGAAGAAGACTGTATCTCGGCTTCTTCTATTGGTAGTTTCGATGGGCTATGGTATTGTTCTACCCACATTGGGAGGCATAACATCAAGAGTTGCTGCTCTTGGTTTCATCTATTTTGTTGCTTCAGAAGCTCTTGAACTTGTTGAAAATCTGGGAAATATCAATGACTTCTCTGGAAAGACAAGGTTATTCCTAGTGTTGCCTGTTGCAATACTTGATGCTACCTTTATCATCTGGATATTTTCATCCCTGTCTAGAACATTAGAGAAGCTACAG CTGCGGAGAAGCATGGCAAAGCTTGAATTATATCGAAAGTTTACAAATTCTCTGGCCGTGTCAGTGCTTATCTCGATCGCTTGGATTGGTTATGAG CTATATTTCAACGCAACTGATCCATTGAGTGAACTTTGGCAACGGGCTTGGATCATCCCCTCCTTTTGGAATGTCCTTTCTTATGCCCTCCTTGCCATCATATGCATCCTTTGGTCTCCATCTCGTAATCCAACAGG ATTTGCATATTCAGAGGATGCAGGCGAGGGGGCTGATGAGGAAGGGCTCTCTCTAGTAGGCAGTGCAATGAAAGGAACTGGAGATATGGTAAACATGCATATCTTTCCTGAGGATAAACGTGCATGA